The nucleotide sequence TGAGCCAAATTTCCGAAAGCAGCGCCATCAAACAAACGATACCAGCGCGGAAAACATCACAAACAATTAAAATGATTCTTTTATTCGTTCTGTCTACGATGGAGCCTGCAAAAAAACTGCACAAAATGCGGGCAATCGGGCCAATGATATAGATGCCGGCAACAGCTGCCGGTGATTCGGTCAAATGCCAGACCGATAGATTGAGCGCGATCAAGTAAATCCAGCTGCCCAGTTTGGATGCGCCAAAACCGAACCACAAATAAAAATACTCTTTTCTTAACTCCAAATCATCACCCCCTTAACTGCTCATTCGCTGCCGTATTTTTTCACTTGCATATAATGCCTGCTTAAAGCAGTGGCTCGCCTGTTTATAGGCATGGAGCTGCTCGTAAAACTGTGCCCATAATGGAGCATAGAACAGAATCAGCGAATAATACTGTTGTTCGTTGAAATGCGGAAAAGCTTCATCCTCCAGCAATTTCAACCCGTGGATCGTATATTCAGTTTCAACCGCATACGCTAATAGTCTGCGCTGATAAATATGATGGGGAACAGTAAATTGCTGTTCTTCATAGCGTTTTAACAGTATATTCAACTGTTTGAAATCCTTCTGCGCAAAGCATGTGCGCATCCAGTTAATTGCTGAATGCAAGTCTTCATCGTAGTCATTTGCCGATTTATAATGTTTGGATGCTTCCATATAATTTTCCTGGCATTCGTAACAATACGCGATATTGTTATGCAGTGAGCTCCATTGCATCGGTGTTTGAATTGATGGGACATTCGCAAGCAAATTAAGCCCTGCTTCAAACTCCTTGAGCGCTTCCTGGAATCGATGTGAATCATTGAAAATCACACCCTTCATGGAGTAAAGCTTCAATTGAAATAACGGTTTATACTGATGGGTGAAAAACTGCTGTGCCAGTTCAACATGTTCGAGTGCCTTTTGTAACTTATAGCTTCGGTGATTTGCAAAAGCGATATGATAATGGTAGTTGGCGAGTTCAAATGGGTGGGTATTGGATAGAAGTTGCGCCAATTGATCGTTCTCTTCTTTAATGGACAACTGTTCAAATTCCTGAAAAGAAAGATGACCGAAAGCGGTAATCGCTACGAATAGCTGTGTAATCCGGTCTTTTTTCCAGCTGACGAACGGTTTGATTTCATTTAGTATTG is from Solibacillus isronensis and encodes:
- a CDS encoding sugar-phosphatase, which gives rise to MENNEQAWGKLLKYYRQKKKQKQDDVAFGICTPSYLSRIENGIVVAEHSMYEQLFENLGIDFNKLEQQLKSQTTFLEQLYEKLLSNAEFTAGEIEQLTVMQNDEPPFEQQLMAKLVYARFLYSIKEDDRARTILNEIKPFVSWKKDRITQLFVAITAFGHLSFQEFEQLSIKEENDQLAQLLSNTHPFELANYHYHIAFANHRSYKLQKALEHVELAQQFFTHQYKPLFQLKLYSMKGVIFNDSHRFQEALKEFEAGLNLLANVPSIQTPMQWSSLHNNIAYCYECQENYMEASKHYKSANDYDEDLHSAINWMRTCFAQKDFKQLNILLKRYEEQQFTVPHHIYQRRLLAYAVETEYTIHGLKLLEDEAFPHFNEQQYYSLILFYAPLWAQFYEQLHAYKQASHCFKQALYASEKIRQRMSS